From a single Bryobacter aggregatus MPL3 genomic region:
- a CDS encoding putative Ig domain-containing protein → MVSVSGPAPAYAGWLLVSLSSGRTPQTLSVQVNPTGLGAGSYSGTILLTGTSGSPAPTASVSVTLTVGTPPPTITVSPSALSFAYTTSQIVAGNPALRSAFLLSNTGAATAATVSVQSAPWLKVTPTGNITLAGLFNSIQVSVDPSGLAPKVYTANITIKAAAAANPSLTIPVTLTVVAAPPTILSTWPSGLIQQSPQSVVTVNGLNYFANSTIAVSGFTTEATITVSDGTNTATESFFIPVYPGSSSALRIDMGSPLPGAIVGSGYANLALRAAGGSAPYFWAVSSGVLPPGLSISSGSILGTPSAAGTYYFTLQVFDSGTPIASSAYLPVKMIVLPSAPPTVPRITGGMGAIPTGILNTAYANGVSAAAYGGVGSYSWSATNLPAGLVIDATTGAITGTPVSVGTTGNLTGKVVGENAMLVTLPSSYLTSPGILRLAITTPSPGGGISNDAQFQIFGPQPQINAVVDSASFLQGSVSPGQIVTIFGLGLGPSALTLFNPTVPAPQIPTALPASSPSTRVLVNGTPAPILYTSTNQVSAIIPYSVSGSTVDVAVSNNTLVSQPVTLALAATAPGVYTTDASGRGQGAILNYNTATGDYSLNGTAAPALKGQTIVLYASGMGTTNLPVADTLVNASPAVIPNAPVSVTIGGQAAVVMAAQSPVGSVPGLLQLNVTVPATVSSGAAVPVVVNIGGVDSQAGVTMAIK, encoded by the coding sequence ATGGTTTCGGTGTCTGGGCCAGCTCCTGCCTATGCGGGATGGCTGCTGGTCTCGCTGTCGAGCGGCCGCACTCCACAGACCTTGAGTGTGCAGGTCAATCCAACCGGACTGGGCGCTGGCAGTTACAGCGGCACGATTCTACTGACCGGAACGAGCGGCAGTCCCGCGCCCACGGCGAGTGTCTCGGTCACTCTGACGGTGGGAACTCCGCCGCCGACGATCACTGTTTCTCCCTCGGCGCTCTCTTTCGCCTATACGACGAGTCAGATCGTTGCTGGAAATCCGGCCTTGCGCTCCGCTTTTCTTCTTTCCAATACGGGTGCGGCTACCGCGGCTACTGTGAGTGTACAGAGCGCTCCCTGGCTGAAGGTGACGCCGACAGGGAATATCACGCTCGCCGGTCTGTTCAACTCAATCCAGGTGAGCGTGGATCCCTCAGGGTTGGCCCCCAAGGTGTATACCGCGAATATCACGATCAAGGCTGCGGCTGCCGCAAATCCTTCCCTCACGATTCCGGTCACCTTGACGGTGGTCGCTGCGCCACCGACAATCCTGAGTACCTGGCCATCCGGGCTGATCCAGCAGTCCCCACAGAGTGTTGTGACGGTGAATGGGTTGAATTACTTTGCGAATTCGACCATCGCGGTGAGTGGTTTTACGACGGAAGCCACGATTACCGTGAGCGATGGAACGAATACTGCGACGGAAAGCTTTTTTATTCCGGTGTATCCAGGATCCTCCTCTGCATTGCGGATCGATATGGGCTCGCCTCTGCCGGGAGCGATTGTGGGGTCTGGCTATGCGAATCTGGCGCTCCGTGCTGCGGGGGGAAGCGCGCCATATTTCTGGGCGGTGTCGAGTGGCGTGCTCCCGCCAGGGCTCAGTATCAGTTCCGGATCGATCCTGGGAACTCCAAGTGCAGCGGGCACTTATTACTTCACGCTGCAGGTTTTTGATTCGGGAACACCGATCGCCTCTTCTGCCTACCTACCGGTGAAGATGATTGTTTTGCCGTCGGCGCCTCCTACTGTCCCGCGCATCACCGGTGGCATGGGAGCGATTCCAACCGGGATTTTGAACACGGCTTATGCGAACGGAGTCTCCGCTGCTGCTTATGGCGGGGTGGGGAGCTATTCCTGGTCCGCGACGAATCTGCCAGCTGGTCTTGTGATCGATGCGACAACAGGCGCGATCACAGGGACACCGGTCTCTGTCGGCACGACGGGGAATCTGACAGGGAAAGTGGTGGGGGAGAATGCCATGCTGGTGACGCTTCCCTCGTCGTACCTGACGAGTCCGGGGATCCTGCGTCTGGCGATTACGACGCCGAGTCCTGGTGGGGGAATCTCGAATGACGCACAATTCCAGATCTTTGGTCCACAGCCGCAGATCAACGCGGTGGTCGATTCAGCCAGCTTTCTCCAGGGCAGCGTGTCTCCGGGCCAGATTGTCACCATTTTCGGTCTGGGGTTGGGGCCTTCGGCGCTGACTCTATTCAATCCCACCGTGCCCGCCCCACAGATTCCAACCGCTCTTCCTGCGAGTTCTCCGAGTACGCGCGTGCTGGTGAATGGTACACCTGCCCCGATTCTCTATACGAGCACCAATCAGGTGAGCGCGATCATTCCCTACTCGGTTTCCGGCTCGACGGTAGATGTGGCTGTTTCGAACAACACCCTGGTTTCGCAGCCAGTGACCCTGGCGCTTGCAGCGACGGCGCCGGGCGTTTATACGACCGATGCGTCTGGCCGGGGGCAGGGGGCGATTCTGAACTACAACACGGCGACTGGGGATTACTCGCTGAACGGAACTGCCGCCCCGGCCTTGAAGGGGCAGACGATTGTGCTCTATGCGAGTGGGATGGGGACGACGAATTTGCCTGTCGCCGATACTCTGGTCAACGCTTCGCCTGCTGTCATCCCCAATGCGCCGGTGAGCGTCACGATCGGTGGACAAGCGGCGGTGGTGATGGCGGCGCAGTCACCGGTTGGGAGTGTGCCGGGCTTGTTGCAGTTGAATGTGACGGTGCCCGCTACGGTGAGCAGTGGAGCGGCGGTTCCAGTGGTGGTCAACATTGGGGGAGTGGATTCACAGGCGGGCGTGACGATGGCAATCAAGTAA
- a CDS encoding carboxypeptidase regulatory-like domain-containing protein: MKIHSLPLPKIESRRGQMIGNQLIRWAVGILLCCGMAFGQTATGSISGTITDSNGAAVPGVKVTATSTATGAKLEATSNDAGLYVFPAMPTTFYSIAYEKTGFKKRTETNIEVRIAQRLDINIKLELGDVQQTIEVRSEAPLLETSTSDKGANFSSKFMSELPLFTGAIRNPRNFLTYMPGVNAGAETSISGSGGRAGEVQIDGASLIIPESGGTVFNMPSAEMFQEFKLITGGYSSEYGRFGGGVETYVTKSGTNWYHGSAFHNMRRDIWNANSWQNNSRGVGRLKDRQNEIGGSAGGPVFIPKVYDGREKSFFFFTYTQRLLPISLTGTGVSGIPVSTVPTALMRTGDFSELGNQLIYDPNTTANGTRTPFPGNKIPAERFSKVSKNLLPLIPLPTRAGTQSNYDFFNTTSTEQKVWSIKADHNFSVTNRLAFFLSKEDGGSTDTNVFPGALGQGIVNGQKPWNIRVNHDYSFTPTFFMHTTFGYSAVRQTWDNPYQKGYASKLGIPGVPAQGDSLPVIRFSGPASLTNYGAQDGKVSSGGQDNDTIMITQGYSWIKGKHELKFGWDYRYLTTFGFDYAGSNGNYLFGRGETGLPNTSSGSGHEFASLLLGQADQASNTLLPILLNQIRYRYSAGYINDNFRMTKKLTLNLGLRYEVPIGWHVEQGNYSSLNLTKPNLGAGGLPGALDFYGNGPGRANVLRPYPTDFSNIGPRLGFAYQATSKTVIRGGWGIFYQTLGNGGCGCRQGFANTNSLASANGFDAVLNWDNGIPVPAGYRPPPILDPTLSNMQNADYLGPKFGKAPRIYNWSFNIQHDLKGWLIDLAYVGNRGSGMNSTITLNQLPVSNLSRGSILTQPITSQSAIDAGYKLPYANFPTNRTVAQSLRPFPQYLDVLSRNSGDGQTWYDSFQAKLERRFGNFQLLSSFVWSKSLSNAHWRQIFSQNGNIGTQDAYNIADGKSLNPFDQPKVLNIIWTYDMPFGKNKRYLANSNKIVNGLVSNWVVSGAQRYYSGNLIQIVTPGNPLGSTLFSTATKANVSGPIRTNAGYDSLDPNNQNSRWFNSAAFSAAPAFTLGTSAFYNNDFRQPMIATENIGISKKTTLWENEKNPVVLMIRADAFNAFNRTRFGGVNGSIGNVNFGRPTAPQVGARVITIGLRLNF; this comes from the coding sequence ATGAAAATTCATAGCTTGCCCCTTCCAAAAATAGAATCACGACGAGGTCAAATGATAGGAAATCAATTAATACGATGGGCCGTCGGCATCCTGCTTTGTTGCGGGATGGCCTTCGGTCAGACGGCGACAGGCTCCATTAGCGGAACCATTACCGATTCTAATGGTGCGGCAGTCCCAGGAGTAAAGGTCACTGCAACGAGCACCGCAACGGGCGCCAAATTAGAAGCAACGTCGAATGATGCTGGCTTGTACGTATTTCCCGCAATGCCAACCACGTTCTATTCGATCGCCTACGAAAAAACAGGTTTCAAAAAGAGAACTGAAACCAATATCGAAGTACGTATTGCACAGCGTCTCGACATCAATATTAAACTCGAACTCGGCGACGTCCAGCAGACCATCGAAGTCCGTTCGGAAGCTCCGCTTCTCGAAACCTCCACCAGCGACAAAGGTGCGAACTTCTCCTCGAAGTTCATGAGCGAATTACCACTGTTCACCGGCGCCATCCGCAATCCCCGCAACTTCCTGACTTACATGCCAGGCGTAAACGCGGGTGCGGAAACCAGCATCTCCGGCTCGGGCGGCCGCGCGGGTGAAGTCCAGATTGACGGTGCGTCGCTCATCATTCCGGAATCGGGCGGCACCGTGTTCAACATGCCCTCCGCTGAAATGTTCCAGGAATTTAAGCTGATCACTGGCGGCTACTCTTCTGAGTATGGTCGCTTCGGTGGCGGCGTCGAAACCTACGTCACCAAGAGCGGCACCAACTGGTACCACGGCAGCGCCTTCCACAACATGCGTCGTGATATCTGGAACGCCAACTCCTGGCAGAATAACTCCAGAGGTGTAGGTCGCCTGAAGGATCGGCAGAATGAAATCGGCGGATCCGCTGGTGGTCCCGTCTTCATTCCAAAGGTCTACGACGGACGCGAGAAGAGCTTCTTCTTCTTCACCTACACCCAACGCTTGTTGCCAATCAGCCTGACTGGCACCGGTGTCAGCGGTATTCCCGTCTCCACCGTCCCCACAGCGCTCATGCGCACTGGCGACTTCTCGGAACTGGGCAACCAGCTGATCTACGATCCGAACACCACGGCCAATGGCACTCGCACCCCCTTCCCAGGAAACAAGATTCCTGCGGAGCGTTTCAGCAAAGTTTCTAAAAATTTGTTGCCATTAATCCCGCTTCCAACCCGTGCTGGTACCCAGAGCAATTATGACTTTTTCAACACCACATCGACGGAGCAGAAAGTCTGGAGTATCAAGGCAGACCACAACTTCTCTGTGACCAATCGCCTCGCCTTTTTCCTCAGTAAAGAGGATGGCGGCTCCACCGACACCAACGTATTTCCTGGAGCTCTGGGACAGGGCATTGTGAACGGACAGAAGCCGTGGAACATTCGCGTTAACCACGACTACTCCTTTACCCCCACCTTCTTCATGCATACGACTTTCGGTTACTCCGCGGTACGTCAGACCTGGGATAACCCCTATCAGAAAGGCTATGCATCCAAACTCGGAATTCCTGGTGTGCCAGCCCAAGGTGATTCGCTTCCGGTCATCCGTTTCAGCGGCCCCGCAAGTCTCACCAATTATGGTGCGCAGGACGGCAAGGTTTCTTCCGGCGGCCAAGACAATGACACCATCATGATTACCCAGGGCTATAGCTGGATTAAGGGCAAGCACGAACTGAAGTTCGGTTGGGATTATCGTTACCTCACCACCTTTGGTTTCGACTATGCTGGCTCCAATGGCAACTACCTCTTCGGCCGAGGCGAAACCGGCCTGCCGAACACTTCGAGCGGCAGCGGACATGAGTTTGCCAGCCTCTTATTGGGTCAGGCAGACCAGGCTAGCAACACACTCTTGCCCATCCTCCTCAACCAGATTCGCTATCGCTACTCTGCGGGCTATATCAACGACAACTTCCGCATGACCAAAAAGCTGACATTGAACCTCGGTCTACGCTACGAAGTACCAATCGGCTGGCACGTGGAACAAGGCAACTACTCGAGCCTCAACCTCACCAAGCCGAACCTCGGCGCAGGTGGCCTCCCTGGCGCACTCGATTTCTACGGCAATGGTCCGGGACGTGCCAACGTTCTCCGCCCCTACCCCACTGATTTTTCCAACATCGGACCCCGCCTCGGTTTCGCCTATCAAGCGACCAGCAAGACAGTCATCCGTGGTGGCTGGGGAATCTTCTACCAGACCCTCGGTAACGGTGGTTGCGGCTGCCGTCAGGGTTTTGCCAACACGAACAGCCTCGCCTCAGCGAATGGCTTCGACGCAGTCCTGAATTGGGATAACGGCATCCCGGTGCCTGCCGGATATCGTCCTCCCCCAATCCTTGACCCGACGCTCTCCAACATGCAGAACGCTGATTATCTCGGACCCAAGTTCGGCAAGGCTCCTAGGATCTACAACTGGAGCTTCAACATCCAGCACGATCTCAAGGGCTGGCTCATCGATCTCGCCTATGTTGGCAACCGTGGTTCTGGGATGAACTCCACAATCACACTGAACCAACTCCCGGTGAGCAACCTGTCGCGCGGCAGCATCCTCACACAGCCGATCACTTCACAGTCGGCAATCGATGCCGGCTACAAGCTCCCTTACGCAAACTTCCCCACCAACCGTACGGTGGCTCAGAGCTTGCGTCCCTTCCCCCAATACCTTGACGTTCTCAGCCGCAACTCGGGTGATGGACAGACTTGGTATGACAGCTTCCAGGCCAAACTCGAACGCCGCTTCGGCAACTTCCAGTTGTTGAGCAGCTTCGTCTGGTCCAAGTCACTCTCGAACGCCCACTGGCGCCAGATCTTCTCGCAAAACGGGAACATCGGCACGCAGGATGCCTACAACATTGCAGACGGCAAATCCCTCAACCCCTTTGATCAGCCGAAGGTGTTGAACATCATCTGGACCTACGACATGCCATTCGGCAAGAACAAGCGTTACCTCGCCAACTCCAACAAGATCGTCAACGGTCTGGTGAGCAACTGGGTTGTCAGCGGCGCGCAGCGTTACTACTCGGGCAACCTGATCCAGATCGTCACCCCCGGCAACCCGCTCGGGTCGACGCTCTTCTCAACGGCCACCAAGGCGAACGTTTCCGGCCCGATCCGTACCAATGCCGGTTACGATTCTCTGGATCCGAACAATCAGAACTCCCGCTGGTTCAATAGCGCGGCCTTCTCAGCAGCCCCGGCATTTACCCTCGGCACTTCGGCCTTCTACAACAACGACTTCCGTCAACCAATGATCGCAACCGAGAATATCGGCATATCGAAGAAGACGACTCTGTGGGAGAACGAGAAGAACCCGGTTGTTCTCATGATCCGTGCGGACGCCTTCAATGCCTTCAACCGCACCCGCTTCGGCGGGGTGAACGGCTCCATCGGCAACGTCAACTTCGGGCGCCCAACAGCCCCCCAAGTCGGCGCTCGCGTCATCACCATCGGACTCCGTTTGAACTTCTAG
- the pheA gene encoding prephenate dehydratase, translating to MKQNKEYIRAGFQGERGAFSEIAVRQLLGSESDPIPFEWFDGVFQALVDKKVEAAVIPMENTLHGSVIENFDHLLNYDVEVIGETSVRIVHNLIALPGVAFKDVKEVYSHPVALNQCLKFLQANPQIEKKTFYDTAGSVKMLAETKRRDAAAIASNLSADIYGARILKRGIEDDRANFTRFFLLQRKGGTVKGKQPPSKKVSIVFSTKNEPGSLFRALASLALRDISLNKIESRPLKGKPWEYLFYVDFEGTLKDTKVQNAIRNLEEVTDDLKVLGGY from the coding sequence ATGAAACAGAACAAGGAATATATCAGAGCGGGATTCCAAGGAGAGAGGGGTGCGTTCAGCGAAATTGCTGTCCGCCAATTGTTGGGAAGCGAGAGCGATCCCATCCCGTTCGAGTGGTTCGATGGAGTATTCCAGGCGCTCGTCGATAAGAAGGTCGAAGCCGCTGTCATCCCCATGGAAAACACGCTGCACGGCAGCGTGATTGAAAATTTTGATCATCTGTTGAACTACGATGTCGAAGTGATTGGCGAGACCAGTGTCAGGATCGTCCACAATCTGATTGCCCTTCCCGGTGTTGCCTTCAAGGATGTGAAAGAGGTCTATTCACATCCAGTCGCACTGAACCAATGTCTGAAGTTCCTCCAGGCCAATCCCCAGATCGAGAAAAAGACCTTCTACGACACCGCAGGCAGCGTCAAAATGCTCGCCGAGACCAAGCGCCGAGACGCCGCCGCCATCGCCTCCAATCTGTCTGCCGACATCTATGGCGCCCGCATCCTGAAGCGCGGAATCGAAGACGACCGGGCCAACTTCACCCGTTTCTTTCTCCTCCAGCGCAAGGGCGGCACAGTCAAAGGCAAGCAGCCCCCGTCGAAAAAAGTCTCCATCGTGTTCTCCACCAAGAACGAGCCGGGAAGCCTCTTCCGCGCCCTCGCCTCGCTCGCCCTGCGCGACATCAGCCTCAATAAGATTGAGAGCCGTCCCCTCAAAGGGAAGCCGTGGGAATACCTCTTCTATGTTGATTTTGAGGGGACATTAAAAGACACTAAAGTACAAAACGCCATCCGCAATCTCGAAGAGGTTACAGATGACCTGAAAGTACTCGGCGGCTATTAA
- a CDS encoding UbiX family flavin prenyltransferase, with the protein MKKRVIVAMSGASGAIYGIRLLERLREGGNAETHLVMTRSAERTIYLETEKLSQDVKNLADFHYPVEDIGCRLASGSFPMDAMVVAPCSIHSMSAIAAGISSNLLVRAADVTLKEHRRLILMLRETPLHLGHLRTMVSLAEMGAILAPPVPAFYTKPVSILDIVDHSVDRILDLLGLPSADTKRWDH; encoded by the coding sequence ATGAAAAAACGTGTCATCGTCGCGATGAGCGGCGCATCAGGAGCAATTTATGGAATCCGCCTCCTCGAACGCCTTCGCGAGGGCGGAAATGCCGAAACGCACCTGGTGATGACCCGTAGCGCCGAGAGAACCATTTATCTCGAGACTGAGAAGTTGTCGCAGGACGTTAAAAATCTCGCAGATTTTCACTACCCCGTAGAAGATATAGGGTGTAGATTGGCGAGCGGAAGCTTTCCGATGGACGCGATGGTCGTCGCCCCCTGCTCCATTCACTCTATGTCGGCGATTGCTGCCGGAATTTCATCGAACCTACTGGTAAGAGCGGCAGATGTCACCTTAAAGGAGCATCGGCGACTCATTTTGATGCTTCGGGAGACCCCCTTGCACCTGGGACACCTGCGAACCATGGTGAGTCTTGCCGAAATGGGCGCCATTCTCGCCCCTCCCGTTCCCGCCTTTTATACAAAACCAGTGAGTATTCTTGATATCGTGGATCATTCGGTGGATCGCATCCTCGACCTGCTGGGTCTACCGTCTGCTGACACCAAGCGATGGGATCATTAG
- a CDS encoding helix-turn-helix domain-containing protein — protein sequence MAAVSAPSKTVITSDEAGQKLRKARERLGLKFREVEVASQRIAERHSNEEYSIGLSRLSEIENKGVLPSLFRLYSLATIYRLDFLEVLSWYGIALDEQATDANLHGLEQTHSIHFAPTGFGEVQAPLSLDPGVDLRQTTFLSRVVTRWGALPLQMLNQLDTKRKHYAFLGTEDWSMYPILRPGSLLLINETNKIVNSGWADEWDRPIYFLEHRHGYECGWCHLDRDRLMVISHPSAAEAPKVYLYPNEIEVVGRVVGVAMELAGVARPRQRNADA from the coding sequence ATGGCGGCAGTTTCCGCACCTTCAAAGACCGTCATCACCTCTGACGAAGCAGGCCAAAAGCTTCGTAAAGCGAGAGAACGTCTCGGACTGAAGTTCCGAGAGGTAGAAGTCGCTAGCCAACGGATTGCAGAACGGCATTCCAATGAAGAATACTCGATCGGCTTGAGCCGCTTGAGTGAAATTGAGAACAAGGGCGTTCTGCCCTCGCTGTTTCGCCTTTACTCCTTAGCAACCATTTACCGTCTCGATTTCCTGGAAGTCCTTTCCTGGTATGGCATCGCTCTTGATGAGCAAGCGACCGATGCGAACTTGCATGGCCTGGAGCAAACGCACTCTATTCACTTTGCTCCGACTGGTTTTGGAGAAGTGCAGGCGCCTCTTTCCCTCGACCCTGGCGTTGACCTGCGGCAGACCACTTTCCTCAGCCGGGTGGTGACTCGTTGGGGCGCACTGCCCCTGCAGATGCTCAATCAATTGGATACCAAGCGGAAGCACTATGCTTTTCTTGGCACCGAGGATTGGTCCATGTATCCCATCCTTCGGCCTGGTTCCCTGTTGTTGATCAATGAGACCAACAAGATTGTGAATTCGGGTTGGGCGGATGAATGGGACCGGCCAATTTACTTCCTGGAGCACCGCCACGGCTATGAGTGCGGATGGTGCCATCTGGATCGGGACCGGCTCATGGTCATTTCTCACCCCAGCGCGGCTGAGGCTCCGAAAGTCTACCTATACCCCAATGAAATTGAAGTGGTGGGACGGGTGGTTGGGGTTGCTATGGAGCTTGCCGGGGTCGCTCGTCCGCGTCAGCGGAACGCAGATGCCTAA
- a CDS encoding SprT-like domain-containing protein, producing the protein MTSNIRLVQGELRVKISDLLSDAPLTVQEALAYILLSKLFRQSPPVEMMSHYKTHLADIQLTGRVHTIRQERGKKLLGAAEGKYFNLDLLFRQINETYFEGLIPKPRLGWSLQRSRTILGHYDASHHAIAISPLLDQRHIPALVVEYVLFHEMLHIKHPVEQKGIRRRIHTRAFKNEEKAFPGFREANAFLKKGLY; encoded by the coding sequence TTGACCAGTAATATTCGTCTCGTCCAGGGAGAATTACGGGTGAAAATATCCGATCTCCTTTCCGATGCCCCCCTGACCGTCCAGGAAGCTCTCGCCTATATTTTGCTCTCAAAGCTCTTCCGCCAGTCCCCTCCAGTGGAAATGATGTCCCACTACAAAACTCACCTGGCGGACATCCAGCTCACCGGGCGGGTCCATACCATCCGGCAGGAACGCGGCAAGAAACTGCTGGGGGCGGCAGAGGGCAAGTACTTCAATCTCGACCTGCTGTTCCGGCAGATCAATGAGACCTACTTTGAAGGGCTCATCCCCAAGCCACGCCTGGGTTGGAGCCTCCAGCGCAGCCGGACGATTCTCGGGCACTACGACGCCTCACATCACGCCATCGCGATCTCGCCGCTTCTCGACCAGCGGCACATCCCTGCTCTGGTAGTCGAGTATGTGCTGTTCCACGAGATGCTGCACATCAAGCATCCCGTCGAACAGAAGGGAATCCGGAGGCGCATCCACACCCGGGCCTTCAAAAACGAAGAAAAGGCCTTCCCGGGGTTCCGGGAGGCCAATGCATTCTTAAAGAAGGGTTTGTATTAA
- a CDS encoding beta-ketoacyl-ACP synthase III → MPNAKISSFGCYVPPGVLTNQDLEKMVDTNDEWILSRTGIRTRHIAAPEMASSDLAYEAARICLEKRGLDPKALDAILVSTVTPDMFFPSTACLVQNRLGATGAWGFDISAACSSFVYGLTVGANLIRGGTHQRVLVIGADTMSRILDYTDRSTCILFGDGAGAFLLEATDEPGDGYVAFHNEIDGSGGESLKMPAGGSRLPSSRETVDQRLHYVKQEGQAVFKYAVRKMEEASLAVIEKAGLQPSDIKVLIPHQANMRIIKATAERLGLGEDRVIINIDKYGNTTAGTIPLATRDAVEQGKLQKGDYVLFVTVGAGFTVGANIWRWSI, encoded by the coding sequence TTGCCTAACGCAAAGATCTCTTCGTTCGGTTGCTACGTGCCACCGGGCGTCCTCACCAATCAAGACCTAGAAAAAATGGTCGACACGAACGACGAATGGATCCTCAGCCGTACTGGAATCCGTACTCGTCATATTGCCGCGCCGGAGATGGCTAGTTCCGACCTGGCTTACGAAGCTGCCAGAATTTGCCTCGAGAAGCGTGGCCTCGATCCCAAAGCGCTCGATGCGATCCTTGTCTCGACCGTGACGCCGGATATGTTCTTTCCCTCGACGGCCTGTCTGGTTCAGAACCGGCTGGGCGCCACCGGCGCCTGGGGCTTTGATATCAGTGCGGCCTGCTCCAGTTTTGTGTATGGCCTCACGGTCGGCGCAAACCTGATTCGCGGCGGCACTCACCAGCGTGTTCTGGTGATCGGCGCCGATACGATGTCGCGGATTCTCGATTACACCGACCGCAGCACCTGCATCCTGTTTGGCGACGGGGCAGGGGCCTTTCTTCTTGAGGCCACGGACGAGCCTGGCGATGGTTACGTTGCCTTCCATAACGAGATCGATGGATCGGGGGGCGAATCGTTGAAGATGCCCGCTGGGGGCAGCCGCCTGCCTTCGTCGCGTGAGACGGTGGACCAGCGTTTGCACTATGTCAAACAGGAAGGCCAAGCCGTGTTCAAGTACGCCGTGCGCAAGATGGAAGAGGCTTCGCTCGCGGTGATTGAGAAGGCGGGCTTGCAGCCCTCGGACATCAAGGTCTTGATTCCGCACCAAGCAAACATGCGGATCATCAAGGCAACGGCGGAGCGTCTGGGGCTGGGGGAAGATCGTGTGATCATCAACATCGACAAGTACGGCAATACGACGGCCGGGACGATCCCATTGGCAACCCGAGATGCTGTGGAGCAGGGCAAGTTACAGAAAGGCGACTATGTGCTTTTTGTAACCGTCGGAGCCGGCTTTACGGTGGGTGCAAATATCTGGCGCTGGTCGATCTAG
- a CDS encoding inositol oxygenase family protein, whose protein sequence is MTSPGPLENLDQWDDHVRSRYQEGRKQEDFRVFNESSPQGVKDFYMLNHRHQTHAFAKAKRAQYENRNMGERGLWEMMDFLNTLVDDSDPDTDLSQTEHNLQTAEAIRADGHPRWMQLTGLIHDCGKVLCSYGEPQWAVVGDTFPTGCAWDPSIVFHEYFAWNPDASIPAYQTVNGVYEPGCGLEKVHMSYGHDEYLYHVLRDYLPDEALYAIRYHSCYPIHRAGAYDHLMNDKDRAMFEWVKKFNQYDLYSKGHNKPDEKALRPYYSELIAEFFPDKIRW, encoded by the coding sequence ATGACTTCACCAGGTCCGCTCGAAAATCTTGATCAGTGGGACGATCATGTGCGTTCCCGTTACCAGGAGGGACGGAAGCAAGAAGACTTCCGTGTCTTCAACGAATCTTCACCGCAAGGGGTGAAGGATTTCTACATGCTGAACCATCGTCACCAGACGCATGCGTTCGCAAAGGCCAAGCGCGCTCAGTATGAGAACCGCAACATGGGGGAGCGCGGGTTGTGGGAGATGATGGACTTCCTCAACACGTTGGTTGATGATTCCGATCCCGATACCGACCTTTCGCAGACCGAGCACAACCTGCAGACGGCTGAGGCGATTCGCGCCGACGGCCATCCGCGCTGGATGCAGTTGACGGGCCTGATCCATGATTGCGGCAAGGTGCTGTGCAGCTATGGCGAGCCGCAATGGGCTGTGGTGGGCGATACGTTCCCGACCGGTTGTGCGTGGGATCCGTCGATTGTGTTTCACGAATACTTCGCATGGAACCCTGATGCTTCGATCCCGGCTTACCAGACCGTGAACGGAGTGTACGAGCCTGGGTGTGGTCTGGAGAAGGTCCACATGAGCTATGGGCACGATGAGTATCTGTACCATGTGCTGCGCGACTATCTGCCGGATGAAGCGTTGTATGCGATCCGCTATCACTCCTGCTATCCGATTCATCGTGCGGGCGCCTACGATCACCTCATGAACGACAAGGATCGTGCGATGTTCGAGTGGGTGAAGAAATTCAACCAGTACGATCTCTATTCGAAGGGCCACAATAAGCCGGATGAGAAGGCGCTGCGGCCTTACTACTCCGAACTGATTGCGGAATTCTTCCCGGATAAGATTCGCTGGTAG